A stretch of Gymnodinialimonas phycosphaerae DNA encodes these proteins:
- the mrdA gene encoding penicillin-binding protein 2 produces the protein MKRTAKEMEDSARQIGRRSLIVGGLFGGTAAVLAGRMRYLQVERADDFRLLAEDNRISIRVLPPERGLIFDRTGVLLAGNEPVYRITFVREDSDDVDAVLERLSQIVTLDMRALERTREEIFAVRPWVPVTIADRLSWEEMSSVAVNAPALPGVNPEVGLSRAYPMGADFAHVVGYVRNVPDGYRDATGDTDPVLSIPDFQVGLLNVEEGLEANLRGSAGTKRVEVNANGRVMRELDRDPAIAGDDVQLTVDAGLQNYVEARLTGESAGAVVMDCQTGDILALASAPTYDPSIFTRPLSATIYNGLLNDPYRPLANKSTQGLYPPGSTYKMVVALAALEGGFITPEETVNCPGFMEIGNRRFHCWRRSGHGRMNLAESLSQSCDVYYYELAQRVGIENISAMAIRLGCGVRHDLPLSSIAQGLAPTMDWKRQRYEQDWVVGDTLNASIGQGFVLSSPLHLAVMTARIASGKALEPSLVRSINGVPQRPGTAPDLGIDPAHLALVHEGMWRVSNHARGTAYRSRVMGDEFTIAGKTGTSQVRNITAAERAAGVISNADLPWERRDHALFVGYAPANNPRYAVSVIVEHGGGGSVAAAPIGRDVLLRAQVGDVPPPELYPVSQRRDIQRMHESLPILESPPVPSGREPSRA, from the coding sequence ATGAAGCGCACCGCCAAGGAAATGGAGGATAGCGCCCGCCAGATCGGGCGGCGCAGTCTCATCGTCGGGGGCCTCTTTGGGGGTACGGCGGCTGTGCTGGCCGGGCGGATGCGGTATTTGCAGGTCGAGCGGGCCGATGATTTTCGCCTGCTCGCCGAGGACAATCGCATCTCTATCCGGGTGTTGCCGCCTGAGCGGGGGTTGATCTTCGACCGCACCGGCGTGCTTCTGGCAGGCAATGAGCCAGTCTATCGCATCACCTTCGTGCGCGAAGATTCCGACGACGTGGACGCAGTGCTGGAGCGTCTGAGCCAAATCGTGACGTTGGACATGCGGGCGTTGGAGCGGACGCGGGAAGAGATCTTCGCCGTGCGCCCCTGGGTCCCGGTGACCATCGCGGATCGTTTGAGTTGGGAAGAGATGTCCTCGGTCGCGGTGAACGCCCCTGCCCTGCCCGGCGTGAACCCCGAGGTCGGCTTGTCGCGCGCCTATCCGATGGGCGCCGATTTCGCCCATGTCGTGGGTTACGTGCGCAACGTTCCAGACGGCTACCGCGATGCCACGGGCGACACGGACCCGGTCCTCAGCATCCCCGACTTCCAGGTCGGCCTGCTCAACGTCGAGGAGGGTCTGGAAGCAAACCTGAGGGGCAGCGCAGGCACCAAGCGGGTGGAAGTCAACGCCAACGGCCGCGTGATGCGAGAACTTGACCGCGACCCCGCAATTGCAGGCGATGACGTGCAACTGACCGTCGATGCGGGCCTACAAAACTACGTCGAAGCGCGGCTGACCGGGGAAAGTGCCGGTGCCGTGGTGATGGATTGCCAGACCGGTGACATCCTGGCGCTGGCCTCGGCGCCCACCTATGACCCTTCGATCTTCACACGGCCCCTGTCGGCCACGATCTACAACGGCTTGCTGAACGACCCCTACCGCCCGCTGGCGAACAAATCGACCCAAGGCCTTTATCCCCCCGGATCGACCTACAAGATGGTCGTGGCCCTCGCGGCACTGGAGGGCGGGTTCATTACCCCGGAAGAGACCGTGAATTGCCCGGGTTTCATGGAGATCGGCAACCGCCGCTTCCACTGCTGGCGACGTAGCGGCCATGGGCGGATGAACCTTGCCGAGAGCCTTTCGCAGTCGTGCGACGTTTATTATTACGAGTTGGCCCAACGGGTGGGGATCGAGAATATCTCGGCCATGGCGATCCGCCTGGGTTGTGGCGTACGCCACGATCTGCCGCTCTCCTCCATCGCGCAGGGACTTGCCCCCACGATGGATTGGAAGCGCCAGCGGTACGAGCAGGATTGGGTCGTCGGCGATACGCTCAACGCCTCCATCGGGCAGGGCTTTGTGCTGTCCTCCCCCTTGCACCTGGCGGTGATGACGGCGCGGATTGCTTCGGGCAAGGCGCTGGAGCCGTCGCTTGTACGCTCGATCAATGGTGTGCCGCAAAGGCCCGGCACCGCGCCTGATCTGGGCATAGACCCTGCGCATCTGGCGCTGGTCCACGAAGGCATGTGGCGCGTCAGCAACCATGCGCGCGGCACAGCCTACCGCAGTCGTGTCATGGGTGACGAATTCACCATTGCGGGCAAGACCGGCACCAGCCAGGTGCGTAACATCACCGCCGCCGAGCGCGCCGCAGGCGTGATCAGCAACGCCGACCTTCCGTGGGAGCGGCGTGACCATGCGCTGTTCGTAGGCTATGCGCCCGCCAACAACCCGCGCTACGCCGTCTCGGTCATCGTGGAACATGGCGGCGGCGGGTCCGTCGCGGCGGCCCCCATCGGCCGCGACGTACTGTTGCGCGCGC